In the genome of Candidatus Latescibacter sp., one region contains:
- a CDS encoding heparinase II/III family protein has translation MIMRLFFMSAAALLFSFYAFSAEPKDKTPDRIDFTLSDTFESGEINAWESYPIAEDPGFDPEICCVQEPTWKGSAYSLAKVIKPNDTDYPRDENLVGMTKKTRLWTGPQTELTVAAFLDGDRKAKELRIILYSSDGRRFVWSQAAPAANTWIPLRLQMTNFSAGNEKLTTGRLIEAVTVVASYGPVNPHRSYTLCIDDFVLTGQISRRFVAKEPSSTYLDKFFFTFLNRHFYRGEALSLNVQPEEGNRPLTLESVNATVYDSHQNAKAKNVPLESAGGGVWGSASLCRIGENDPAGRWKIEMNGVGTGGEFVHDELYFIVPEKRFTPQEHPRLFFSASELKVLKADKDPKRAKILEAALASARNSVARGSIDDIVEAKNPNLEFLDGGPFSPAWDYYRLWSRPGGIVRDVAASGAFLYALTGDVESGRKAKEFMLQFADFNAWMHPWFTSHHMYGYYPVGLWCYGMAIGYDLLYPLFTPQERVKIRLAMMEKAIIPHYRDHVLLNRKPSNITNHIGMNTTGIILGTLALLGEDPENPDMEPYLSGFLAKYKAHIDAAYRPDGSYAEPEGYAGTDSEDLVKCLDALERILGIDWTTTTNVKNVYLYAVFLGTANGRNCPAFGDGGRDWGFALRNLYLWLAHRTKDHIAIERYTWLTESGTFSPNYTFFDFLWYPDPTFPRAYFDSMVFPFSHWFWSKGNVVFRSGMDQDALIFAMKCGPHSNHYHLDQGTFWLLYNNETLLSEAGYVNYYTNLYYRSFYIQPIAHNTLLLNQYPESQRIADLDDEVHARNEFPRITSCFIGGINDVEGELSCVYKGRLSKYTRSFVYMGRYLVMYDDAASFNPERFTWVFNAEGKDTFKGSGSTVQIVRPKAGLRMEILTPEKLTRTIKPHPDRDGSLIMLTTPEPSKAEKFLAVLIPSREDNRVEHAAWKISRINWDGWTGVVVNRDSTIEQVLFRTAPGNGIISAVEWETDGDRMAISSDIKRGVYSLYIREATLLKKAGEAGETIMRSKERVSINLGYINRERNFIFGSADSKTASTLSLKVGWKPQKILLNDAVSKFEYDSKTGMAAFNLKAGTNGFWIQQ, from the coding sequence ATGATTATGCGATTATTTTTCATGTCGGCGGCGGCGCTCTTATTCTCTTTTTATGCATTCAGCGCGGAGCCGAAAGACAAAACTCCCGACAGGATCGATTTCACTCTTTCGGACACGTTCGAATCGGGTGAGATAAACGCCTGGGAGAGCTACCCGATTGCGGAGGATCCCGGATTCGATCCCGAAATCTGCTGTGTTCAGGAACCGACCTGGAAGGGGAGCGCTTACTCGCTCGCCAAGGTCATAAAACCCAACGACACCGATTACCCCCGTGATGAAAACCTGGTCGGTATGACCAAGAAAACCCGCCTGTGGACCGGTCCGCAAACCGAGCTTACCGTCGCGGCCTTCCTGGACGGTGACCGTAAAGCGAAAGAGCTCCGGATTATTCTCTATTCATCGGATGGCCGGCGCTTTGTGTGGTCGCAGGCGGCCCCGGCCGCCAATACCTGGATTCCACTTCGCCTCCAAATGACCAATTTCAGCGCGGGGAATGAAAAACTCACCACAGGCAGGCTCATCGAGGCGGTGACTGTGGTGGCCTCTTACGGTCCGGTCAATCCCCACCGAAGCTACACGCTCTGCATAGACGATTTCGTTTTGACCGGGCAGATTTCACGCCGGTTCGTTGCGAAAGAGCCATCCTCCACCTATCTTGACAAATTTTTCTTTACCTTTCTTAACCGCCACTTTTACCGTGGAGAGGCCCTTTCCCTGAATGTGCAGCCCGAAGAGGGAAACAGGCCGCTGACCCTGGAGTCGGTGAATGCCACTGTCTATGATTCCCACCAAAATGCCAAGGCTAAAAATGTTCCGCTGGAAAGCGCCGGGGGCGGCGTCTGGGGCAGCGCATCGCTCTGCCGCATCGGGGAAAACGATCCCGCCGGGCGCTGGAAAATCGAGATGAACGGTGTAGGAACCGGAGGAGAGTTCGTGCATGACGAGCTGTATTTCATCGTGCCGGAAAAGCGGTTTACTCCGCAGGAGCATCCACGGCTGTTCTTTTCCGCTTCGGAGCTGAAGGTGTTGAAAGCGGACAAGGACCCAAAACGGGCGAAAATTCTGGAGGCGGCGCTTGCCTCCGCCCGGAACTCGGTTGCCCGGGGCAGCATCGATGATATTGTCGAGGCGAAAAATCCTAACTTGGAATTCCTTGATGGCGGTCCCTTTTCTCCCGCCTGGGACTATTACCGTTTGTGGTCGAGGCCGGGAGGCATCGTGCGTGATGTGGCCGCCTCCGGCGCGTTCCTCTATGCATTGACCGGCGATGTGGAATCCGGGCGGAAGGCGAAGGAATTCATGCTGCAGTTTGCCGATTTCAATGCCTGGATGCATCCCTGGTTCACCAGCCACCACATGTACGGCTACTACCCGGTGGGGCTGTGGTGTTACGGCATGGCGATCGGTTACGATCTCCTCTATCCGCTGTTCACCCCCCAGGAGCGCGTCAAAATCCGCCTGGCCATGATGGAGAAAGCCATAATCCCTCACTACCGGGATCATGTGCTGCTTAACCGTAAACCCTCAAATATCACCAACCACATCGGTATGAATACCACCGGGATCATCCTCGGAACCCTGGCGCTTCTGGGCGAAGATCCGGAAAATCCTGACATGGAGCCCTATCTCTCGGGATTCCTGGCCAAATACAAGGCGCATATCGATGCCGCATACCGTCCCGATGGAAGCTACGCCGAGCCGGAAGGATATGCCGGAACCGATTCGGAGGACCTGGTGAAATGCCTGGATGCGCTGGAAAGAATCCTGGGCATCGACTGGACGACCACTACTAATGTCAAGAACGTTTATCTGTACGCGGTTTTCCTTGGAACAGCAAACGGCCGCAACTGTCCGGCTTTCGGCGACGGCGGCCGAGACTGGGGTTTCGCGCTCCGGAACCTTTACCTCTGGCTGGCGCACCGCACAAAAGACCACATTGCCATCGAGCGTTACACCTGGCTGACAGAGTCAGGGACTTTTTCGCCGAACTATACTTTCTTTGATTTCCTTTGGTATCCTGACCCGACCTTCCCACGAGCGTATTTTGACTCAATGGTTTTCCCTTTCTCGCACTGGTTCTGGTCAAAGGGAAATGTCGTATTCCGTTCGGGCATGGATCAGGATGCGCTCATTTTCGCCATGAAATGCGGCCCGCATTCAAACCATTATCATCTCGATCAGGGTACGTTCTGGCTGCTGTATAATAACGAAACCCTCCTCAGCGAGGCGGGATATGTGAATTACTACACCAATCTCTATTACCGTTCGTTCTATATCCAGCCGATTGCTCACAACACCCTTCTTCTCAATCAATACCCGGAATCGCAGAGGATCGCCGATCTGGACGATGAAGTCCATGCCAGGAACGAATTCCCCCGAATAACATCTTGTTTCATCGGTGGGATCAATGATGTGGAGGGCGAGCTTTCATGCGTATACAAGGGAAGGCTCTCGAAGTATACCCGTTCTTTCGTGTATATGGGAAGATACCTTGTGATGTATGATGATGCTGCATCCTTTAACCCGGAGCGGTTTACCTGGGTATTCAACGCCGAGGGGAAGGATACGTTCAAAGGGAGCGGTTCGACAGTGCAGATCGTCCGTCCGAAAGCCGGGCTTCGAATGGAGATTCTTACTCCCGAAAAACTGACACGTACTATCAAACCGCACCCCGACCGCGACGGCTCCCTTATCATGCTCACCACACCGGAGCCATCGAAAGCGGAAAAATTCCTTGCCGTCCTCATTCCTTCACGCGAGGATAACCGGGTTGAACATGCGGCGTGGAAAATCTCCCGGATAAACTGGGACGGCTGGACAGGGGTTGTAGTAAACAGGGACTCGACCATAGAACAGGTGTTGTTTCGGACAGCTCCGGGCAATGGTATCATTTCAGCGGTCGAATGGGAAACGGACGGGGATCGCATGGCGATCTCATCCGATATTAAAAGAGGTGTGTATAGCCTGTATATCAGAGAAGCGACATTGCTGAAGAAAGCTGGAGAAGCTGGTGAAACGATAATGCGTTCAAAAGAAAGAGTGTCCATTAACCTTGGTTATATCAACAGGGAGCGTAACTTTATTTTCGGCTCTGCCGATTCTAAAACAGCTTCTACCCTTTCTCTGAAGGTGGGTTGGAAACCGCAAAAAATTCTTTTGAACGATGCAGTGTCGAAATTCGAGTATGATAGCAAAACTGGTATGGCAGCTTTCAACCTTAAGGCTGGAACGAATGGGTTTTGGATTCAGCAGTGA
- a CDS encoding DUF6067 family protein, giving the protein MRKINLFIFLICIFFIIPALSSGQSSVKLPEVSLVEKPSLSSFEAIPEKLARVQPPVPEGWREVPFEETAPDPVLTPQEKKQGFMLFQRLYMEPVYANTKPLAGERLRSLVAFAAPGEFEPLTLGVYPVRPLKNLRIIVSPLKSASAEIPASAVETRLVTCWNIRYPGYSSTDTWRHTPELLEKVTEHSSPSGECQRWWLKIHVPENARPGLYRGTVTVFDDGCEKAVAVPLLLRVLGFKLEKDPNKHFTAYYYDMYSVVPNSRSKDNPEWLEKAMANEYRTMVEYGFDMLPTGYLRADENGRAILRHPEMIGQMMQAGMKGPYPVTADAVVKQLYNKMSDGTVGAHWAISKMPPDEFYTRLTEVVKAFEKERKANGWPEFIYCPVDEVHVSARTFGMKVYAAMKAAGVRTYITKDPKSPDAADYAPSVDIWCSQPYSTPYEKVVSSQKYEYWCYPNHVAGEVKNPRVMCRGGRMTYGYGFWRSGYSTLIPWHWRWQSGPDPFDYLKGNTTSGCGQRIDDDGTVIPTAYWECFREGYDDARYIYTLENTIVRREGSTDPACRKLTLEGRKLLQGIWSSIRVQEKYMDDGLWASGDFDAWRWRMAALTEKLNAFPALNRNQAPSVLVGDTKAGAEEAAPVSSPGTTGEKDEILDLGDNNFARWKSGTTEGKTAVTDKESRHGGKCLKYEVLVDHNVDGGEGGKYPVGWPRLVMEFSEGELDLTRYDYLSFWLKVDSNRDEVADDSTPFSINLRSYPRGGSADMRMDIGDHQREWIPFRIPVTDLIGKSPSNSSPWKSLRTLQFGISEANYTHGARLVFYLDEISLVKLKTPRIRAVSAPLHIWANRPSLPVSFDLLGMAGVQPGSYTLRVSLLDSRDKPVASSVQDLEKPNRITLEAGALSPGNYQLRLEIRDKSGKVCSSLIRNVLGLDGPESVNN; this is encoded by the coding sequence ATGCGGAAAATCAATCTTTTCATATTCCTGATCTGTATTTTTTTCATCATTCCCGCTCTCTCATCGGGACAATCTTCCGTTAAACTTCCTGAGGTTTCCCTGGTTGAAAAACCTTCTCTCTCCTCTTTCGAAGCTATCCCGGAAAAGCTTGCACGGGTGCAGCCGCCGGTTCCGGAGGGCTGGAGAGAAGTGCCTTTTGAGGAAACCGCTCCCGATCCTGTCCTCACTCCCCAGGAGAAAAAACAGGGCTTCATGCTGTTTCAGCGCTTATATATGGAACCGGTGTATGCCAACACCAAGCCGCTTGCCGGGGAACGACTCCGCTCTCTCGTCGCATTCGCCGCTCCCGGCGAATTCGAGCCGCTCACCCTGGGGGTCTACCCTGTACGTCCGCTGAAAAATCTCCGGATCATCGTGTCACCTCTCAAAAGCGCCTCCGCCGAAATTCCCGCGTCCGCAGTGGAAACGCGCCTGGTCACCTGCTGGAACATCCGCTATCCCGGCTACAGCTCGACCGACACCTGGCGTCATACTCCCGAGCTTCTTGAGAAGGTGACCGAGCACTCCTCCCCGTCAGGGGAGTGCCAGCGCTGGTGGTTGAAAATTCATGTGCCGGAGAACGCCCGCCCCGGCCTCTACCGCGGGACAGTCACCGTGTTCGATGACGGCTGTGAGAAAGCGGTCGCGGTACCGCTCCTTCTCCGTGTGCTGGGGTTCAAGCTGGAGAAAGACCCGAACAAGCATTTCACTGCCTATTACTATGATATGTACAGCGTGGTCCCGAATTCACGGTCGAAGGACAACCCGGAATGGCTGGAAAAGGCTATGGCGAATGAGTATCGCACCATGGTCGAGTACGGGTTCGATATGCTCCCGACCGGCTACCTGCGCGCCGATGAGAACGGGCGCGCCATCCTGCGCCATCCCGAAATGATCGGTCAGATGATGCAGGCCGGCATGAAAGGACCCTATCCGGTCACCGCTGACGCCGTGGTGAAGCAGCTCTACAATAAAATGTCCGACGGCACTGTGGGGGCGCACTGGGCTATCAGCAAGATGCCCCCGGATGAATTCTATACCCGGTTGACCGAAGTGGTAAAGGCTTTCGAGAAAGAACGAAAGGCCAATGGCTGGCCGGAGTTCATCTACTGCCCGGTCGACGAGGTGCATGTCAGCGCCAGAACGTTCGGCATGAAGGTATACGCCGCCATGAAAGCCGCCGGTGTCCGCACCTACATCACCAAGGATCCCAAATCTCCGGATGCTGCCGATTACGCCCCCTCTGTAGACATCTGGTGTTCGCAGCCCTATTCGACACCTTACGAGAAGGTGGTCTCTTCGCAGAAGTACGAGTACTGGTGCTATCCGAACCATGTGGCCGGGGAGGTCAAGAATCCACGAGTCATGTGCCGCGGCGGGCGGATGACCTACGGTTACGGTTTCTGGCGGAGCGGTTATTCAACCCTCATTCCCTGGCACTGGCGGTGGCAGTCCGGCCCCGACCCGTTCGATTACCTCAAGGGAAACACCACCTCCGGCTGCGGCCAGCGGATCGACGATGACGGCACAGTCATTCCAACCGCCTACTGGGAATGCTTCCGCGAGGGGTACGATGACGCCCGGTATATCTACACTCTTGAGAATACAATTGTCCGGCGGGAAGGATCAACCGATCCCGCCTGCCGTAAGCTGACTTTAGAGGGGCGGAAACTCCTTCAGGGAATCTGGTCTTCCATCCGGGTGCAGGAAAAATACATGGATGACGGTCTCTGGGCTTCCGGCGATTTTGACGCCTGGCGCTGGCGCATGGCGGCGCTTACAGAAAAGCTGAACGCTTTCCCCGCGCTGAACCGGAACCAGGCCCCTTCCGTGCTGGTGGGCGACACGAAAGCCGGGGCAGAGGAAGCCGCCCCCGTTTCTTCTCCGGGAACTACGGGGGAAAAGGATGAGATACTCGATCTCGGCGATAATAACTTTGCCCGCTGGAAAAGCGGCACCACGGAAGGAAAAACCGCGGTGACTGACAAAGAAAGCCGCCACGGCGGCAAGTGCCTGAAATACGAGGTACTGGTTGATCACAATGTGGATGGCGGCGAGGGCGGGAAATACCCGGTCGGATGGCCGCGCCTGGTCATGGAGTTCTCTGAGGGTGAGCTTGACCTGACCCGGTATGACTACCTGTCCTTCTGGCTCAAAGTCGATTCAAACCGTGACGAGGTGGCCGATGACAGTACTCCGTTCTCCATAAACCTTCGCTCGTATCCGAGGGGCGGAAGCGCAGACATGCGGATGGACATCGGCGACCATCAGCGGGAATGGATTCCATTCCGCATACCCGTAACAGACCTGATCGGGAAATCCCCCTCGAACTCTTCGCCCTGGAAGTCGCTCCGAACGCTCCAGTTCGGAATCTCGGAGGCCAATTATACTCACGGCGCCCGGCTGGTGTTTTATCTGGATGAAATCTCCCTGGTCAAGCTGAAGACGCCCCGGATTCGCGCAGTCTCTGCTCCCCTCCATATCTGGGCGAACCGGCCCTCCCTGCCCGTTTCCTTCGATTTGCTGGGAATGGCCGGGGTGCAGCCGGGAAGCTACACCCTCCGGGTATCGCTGCTCGACAGCCGCGATAAGCCGGTCGCCTCTTCCGTGCAAGACCTTGAAAAGCCGAATCGGATAACCCTTGAGGCAGGCGCGCTCTCGCCGGGAAATTACCAGCTTCGCCTGGAAATCCGGGATAAAAGCGGGAAAGTGTGCTCTTCTCTGATACGAAATGTTTTGGGACTGGATGGGCCTGAGAGTGTTAATAATTAA
- a CDS encoding metal ABC transporter permease has translation MIEALHYDFMQNALIAGVLVSLACGVIGSLVVVNRMVFISGGIAHSAYGGIGLAFLLGIPPLLGAGLFSLFIALIIGVLTLTSKYRTDSIIGALWAAGMAFGIICIDLSPGYSVDLMSYLFGSILTVPHADLWFALALDMVIILGVIILYKDFLALSYDAEYAALRGVKVRLLYFILLSISALTVVMTIRVVGLILVIALLTIPTYIAETFSRSLGGMMVYSFIASALFTFSGLWISYAFNITSGASIIMVATVVFFIFFGVNKVKEKRGKTAL, from the coding sequence ATGATAGAAGCTCTCCACTATGATTTCATGCAAAACGCCCTGATCGCCGGAGTTCTCGTCAGCCTGGCCTGCGGAGTAATCGGCTCGCTTGTGGTGGTTAACCGCATGGTTTTCATCTCCGGCGGGATTGCTCACTCTGCCTACGGCGGAATCGGACTGGCGTTTCTTCTCGGGATTCCCCCTCTCCTCGGGGCCGGGCTTTTTTCCCTCTTCATCGCCCTCATCATCGGGGTGCTCACCCTCACGAGCAAATACCGTACGGACAGCATCATCGGGGCGCTCTGGGCGGCAGGAATGGCGTTCGGCATCATCTGCATCGACCTCTCCCCGGGGTATAGCGTCGATCTCATGAGCTACCTGTTCGGGAGCATCCTGACGGTTCCCCATGCCGACCTCTGGTTCGCCCTGGCGCTGGACATGGTAATCATCCTCGGCGTTATCATACTCTACAAGGATTTCCTGGCGCTTTCCTACGATGCGGAATATGCCGCCCTCCGTGGGGTGAAAGTCAGGCTTCTCTACTTCATTCTCCTCTCCATATCCGCCCTCACCGTGGTCATGACCATACGGGTTGTCGGGCTGATACTGGTCATCGCCCTGCTCACCATTCCGACCTATATCGCCGAAACCTTTTCACGCTCGCTAGGGGGTATGATGGTGTATTCTTTCATCGCCAGCGCATTGTTCACCTTTTCGGGATTGTGGATTTCCTATGCGTTCAATATCACCTCCGGAGCATCCATCATCATGGTCGCCACGGTGGTGTTCTTCATTTTCTTCGGTGTGAACAAAGTAAAGGAAAAGAGGGGGAAAACGGCGCTATAA
- a CDS encoding metal ABC transporter ATP-binding protein, translating into MMNSIPVIELKNVWFSYNGETVFRSCEAATVLKDITFKVERNDFLAVIGPNGGGKTTLLKLILGMLQPKKGTVRVFGEDPAKRFHRSREAAIVHRLGYVTQDTSYNRDFPITVIDAALMGRLGHPKKLWRYTKTDREIAQHALETVDMGAFRSRRIGSLSGGQRQRVFIARTLASEPDILLLDEPTASIDIEGQQKIYDILKKLNENMTILVVSHDLNILLGIAKSVAHVNTTLFVHNAPIMSSEMLGKLTGISLEHFCPVELLGEQADRQLHRSGEEYTP; encoded by the coding sequence ATGATGAATTCGATACCCGTTATAGAATTGAAGAATGTCTGGTTTTCCTATAATGGGGAAACGGTTTTTCGTTCCTGCGAAGCAGCAACTGTGCTGAAGGATATTACCTTCAAAGTGGAACGGAATGATTTTCTGGCTGTAATCGGACCGAACGGCGGCGGAAAAACCACCCTTTTGAAACTTATTCTCGGCATGCTGCAACCGAAGAAAGGAACCGTCCGGGTTTTCGGGGAAGATCCCGCGAAACGGTTTCATCGTTCCCGCGAAGCGGCAATCGTCCATAGGCTGGGATATGTTACCCAGGACACCTCGTACAACCGTGATTTCCCCATAACCGTCATTGATGCAGCTCTGATGGGCAGGCTGGGGCACCCTAAAAAGCTCTGGCGCTATACGAAAACCGACCGTGAGATAGCGCAGCATGCCCTGGAAACGGTGGATATGGGAGCATTCCGCAGCCGCAGAATCGGCTCCCTTTCCGGCGGACAGCGCCAGCGTGTTTTCATCGCACGGACTCTTGCTTCGGAGCCGGATATTCTGCTTCTGGACGAGCCAACTGCCAGCATCGATATCGAAGGACAGCAGAAGATCTACGATATCCTGAAAAAACTGAACGAGAACATGACCATCCTGGTAGTCAGCCATGATCTGAACATCCTCCTGGGGATTGCCAAATCGGTGGCACATGTGAATACCACTCTTTTTGTCCACAATGCCCCGATTATGTCCTCCGAAATGCTCGGCAAACTGACGGGAATATCCCTCGAACACTTCTGTCCGGTGGAGCTGCTCGGCGAACAGGCAGACAGGCAGCTTCACCGTTCCGGCGAGGAATACACTCCATGA
- a CDS encoding zinc ABC transporter substrate-binding protein yields MTLTRYIAGILLFSAVSILNGLPSWCAEAPVQAAVSIAPQKYFVEKIGGAHVAVTVMVPPGVEPHTYEPKPREVLALSRARVYFAIGAPFEYAWLPRFKSTNPRLLIVHTEENVPRIPLAQEEYHELVRAETPESGMDIHIWLSPPLVKIQAQSIFDGLAKIDPAHIEEYRANLTRFNAEIDSLDADLKKLFYGRQQAKSPLPPLLRGENGKFMVFHPAWAYFAQAYGLKEIPIEIAGKEPKPSELMKLIKLAREQKITVIFVQPQFSARSARTIADAIHGRLVYADPMAENWAKNLRTAAEEFKAALR; encoded by the coding sequence ATGACCTTGACGCGGTATATTGCGGGAATACTCCTTTTCTCCGCAGTGAGCATCTTGAACGGTCTTCCCTCATGGTGCGCGGAAGCTCCCGTCCAGGCAGCGGTAAGCATCGCACCCCAGAAGTACTTTGTGGAAAAAATCGGCGGCGCCCATGTGGCGGTAACGGTCATGGTTCCGCCGGGAGTGGAACCTCACACCTACGAACCTAAACCCCGTGAGGTTCTGGCGCTTTCCAGGGCGAGGGTATATTTTGCCATCGGCGCTCCTTTCGAATATGCCTGGCTTCCCCGCTTCAAGTCCACCAATCCGCGGCTGCTCATCGTACACACCGAAGAAAATGTTCCGAGGATTCCCCTGGCGCAGGAAGAATATCATGAACTTGTGCGCGCTGAAACTCCCGAAAGCGGAATGGATATTCATATCTGGCTTTCCCCCCCTCTAGTAAAAATTCAGGCTCAGTCCATTTTCGACGGTCTTGCTAAAATCGACCCGGCGCACATTGAAGAATACCGGGCGAATCTCACCCGATTCAATGCTGAAATCGATTCCCTCGACGCCGATTTGAAAAAGCTCTTTTACGGCCGTCAGCAGGCAAAATCCCCCCTACCCCCCTTATTAAGGGGGGAAAATGGGAAATTTATGGTGTTTCATCCGGCCTGGGCATATTTTGCGCAGGCTTACGGTCTCAAGGAAATTCCCATAGAGATTGCTGGAAAGGAGCCGAAACCCTCAGAGCTTATGAAATTGATAAAACTCGCCCGCGAGCAGAAAATCACTGTTATCTTTGTACAGCCGCAATTTTCCGCCCGGAGCGCCCGGACAATTGCAGACGCAATTCACGGCCGACTGGTGTATGCAGATCCCATGGCGGAGAATTGGGCGAAAAATTTAAGGACTGCAGCGGAAGAATTCAAAGCCGCTTTGAGGTGA
- a CDS encoding transcriptional repressor, which yields MRHCDSKELLKSRHIRITERKLAILQSILASSTPVNASELHGRVSSALRMDLATVYRTLNSFREKGLIREITDDTGTLYYEIACLHNPVHPHFKCLRCRKISCLEFLDHASASSMTRFARDCEITDISITLSGICRECRTEDSE from the coding sequence ATGAGACACTGCGATAGTAAAGAACTCCTGAAAAGCCGGCATATCCGGATCACCGAGCGAAAACTGGCGATTCTTCAGAGCATCCTCGCCAGCAGCACCCCGGTGAATGCCTCAGAGCTGCATGGACGCGTTTCATCGGCGCTCCGGATGGATCTGGCCACCGTTTATCGGACGCTGAACTCCTTCCGTGAAAAAGGTCTTATCCGTGAGATCACCGACGACACCGGAACGCTCTATTATGAAATCGCCTGCCTGCACAACCCGGTGCATCCGCATTTCAAATGTCTGAGATGCCGGAAGATTTCCTGTCTGGAGTTTCTTGATCATGCCAGCGCCTCTTCCATGACACGGTTTGCCCGGGATTGCGAGATCACCGACATTTCCATCACCCTCTCCGGCATCTGCCGGGAATGCCGGACGGAGGATTCCGAATGA
- a CDS encoding right-handed parallel beta-helix repeat-containing protein codes for MKMKKVFRRFLIAAFILGGIMGAVFALAASESGNIKNPEMVKEVASGKQTTANAAWWGFNDTDATEALQSAINSGAKKVIVPNMGKDWMVRPIKLVSNQEIEFHKGVVVTAKKGEFKGGNDCLFRADNLKNITLTGYGAILRMQKDDYMKSPYQKAEWRMVLEFSSCDNIKILGLTLKDSGGDGIYLGVANKEKPYCSNVLIKDVVCDNNYRQGISVISAKNMTIENCTFKNTWGTAPEAGIDLEPNFNTEALSNCLIKNCVFENNKGAGIAFWLSSLSRKSDPLSVKFENCRITSEKGGGIFVGGIKEDGPLGLIEFNGCKVENTASYGAQFYGKAADRALIRLRDCSWKNVALSSNDAPVQIVLNKRGETEKQGGIDFVNCRVEDTKNRPAIAATGRDTGYTVKNLAGTITVKNPNGAKMDLGPITEEIALKVK; via the coding sequence ATGAAAATGAAAAAGGTTTTCCGGAGATTTCTTATCGCAGCCTTTATTCTGGGCGGTATTATGGGAGCCGTTTTTGCGCTCGCTGCCAGTGAATCCGGAAATATCAAAAACCCGGAAATGGTGAAAGAGGTTGCTTCCGGGAAACAGACCACCGCCAATGCGGCATGGTGGGGTTTTAATGATACTGATGCCACCGAGGCGCTCCAGTCAGCCATCAATTCCGGGGCGAAAAAAGTGATCGTTCCCAACATGGGTAAAGACTGGATGGTCAGGCCGATCAAGCTCGTCTCCAACCAGGAAATTGAATTTCATAAGGGTGTGGTGGTCACTGCCAAAAAAGGGGAGTTCAAAGGCGGTAACGACTGTCTTTTCCGGGCTGATAATCTTAAAAATATCACTTTGACCGGCTATGGCGCCATCCTGCGGATGCAAAAGGATGATTACATGAAGTCACCCTATCAGAAAGCGGAATGGCGGATGGTTCTGGAGTTCAGCAGTTGTGATAATATCAAAATCCTTGGATTGACCCTGAAGGACAGCGGCGGAGACGGTATTTACCTGGGAGTCGCCAATAAGGAAAAGCCTTACTGCAGCAATGTGCTCATCAAAGATGTGGTTTGCGATAATAACTACCGTCAGGGAATTAGTGTGATCAGCGCCAAAAATATGACCATAGAAAACTGTACTTTTAAAAACACCTGGGGAACCGCGCCTGAAGCAGGCATCGATCTGGAACCGAATTTTAACACTGAGGCGCTGTCTAACTGCCTTATAAAGAATTGTGTCTTCGAGAACAACAAGGGCGCAGGCATCGCTTTCTGGCTGTCTTCTCTTTCCCGGAAATCCGACCCTCTGTCGGTAAAATTTGAGAACTGCCGGATTACTTCGGAGAAAGGCGGAGGTATTTTTGTGGGTGGAATAAAAGAAGACGGCCCGCTTGGTTTGATCGAGTTTAACGGATGCAAGGTTGAAAATACCGCCTCTTACGGCGCGCAATTTTATGGAAAAGCCGCGGACCGGGCGCTGATACGGCTGCGGGACTGTTCCTGGAAAAATGTCGCGCTCTCCAGCAATGATGCCCCCGTTCAAATTGTGCTTAACAAGCGGGGAGAAACGGAAAAGCAGGGAGGCATCGATTTTGTCAACTGCCGCGTGGAAGATACCAAAAACCGTCCGGCGATCGCCGCGACCGGCAGAGATACCGGCTACACAGTGAAAAACCTTGCGGGAACAATAACGGTGAAAAATCCAAACGGCGCGAAGATGGATTTGGGCCCCATCACCGAAGAGATCGCTCTGAAAGTGAAGTAA